A region of the Conyzicola lurida genome:
GACGAGGGCGTTGCCGACGGAGAGTGCTACCCGGTCGAGAGCCGTCGGGTGCACCTCACGCCGCTGGATTGTGCTTGCGGCATTCATTCTCTTCCCTTCCCGTTAGTGCTGAATTTAGACCGTGCCACCGACATCGTCGGGGGTCTGTGGTACCTCGTCGGCGTCCATGACGGGGAACGCGTTGAGCTGGATCTGCACGGGCCTGGTGCCCGGCACACCCTCCTTTTTGTAGAGCGCCGCATAGCGCTCGGTGACTGTCTCGAGCTCGGCGACGAGCTCTAGCATCTGCTGCGACGTGAGCCGCAAGTTGACGGTGTTGACGGTGGACGCCGCCATCCAGTCGCGGCTCAGTTTGTCGGTGCCGTGGGCGATGAAGTCGTGCAGCAGCGCGTCACGATTGACCTGCCACTCCCTGGTCAGCAGATCGCTCGCCGAGCGCTCTGCCGCACCCGGCGGATACTCGATCGGGTTCACGGTGATGCCCTCGGGAGAGCGTTCCCACCAGCGCTCGCGGGCCGATCCGCGCGCGGTGTCCTCGCGCACGAAGCCGTGCTTTTCGAGTTGGCGCAGGTGGTAGCTGGTGGCGCCGCTCGACTCCCCCAGTCGCGCGGCGAGGCCGCTCGCGGTGTGGGAGCCGTAGGTGCTGAGCGTGTCGACGATCTTGACCCGCAGCGGGTGGGCGAGCGCTTTCAAGCTCGTCATATCCAGGGTGCGGATTCCCTCGGTGGGCCGTTGCGGATTCGTCATGGTGCAAAGATACCTTTGCAGACAATCCTTTGCAAGACTTTCTTTGCATTAATTTCTTTGGATGTCGCCACGCGACTCCCGCTCCCGGAGACCGAGCGGGCGCGACCGTAATGTTGCAGCATGACGAACCCGTTCTTCTCCCCCAGCGACCTGCCCTTCGGCCTGCCGCCCTTCGCCGAGATCACCGACGATCACTACCGTCCGGCGTTCGACCGGGGCTTCACCGAACAGCTCGCCGAGGTGGAACGCATCATCGCCGACCCCGAGGCGCCGACCTTCGAGAACACGCTCCTGCCGCTCGAACGCAGCGGACAGGTGCTCCACCGTGTCTCGGCCGTGTTCTACAACAAGAGTTCCTCCGACAGCACCGATTTCACCAACGACCTCGAAGAAGAGATCGCCCCGCTCTACGCCGCCCACAGCGACGCGATCCGGCTCGACGCGGCGCTCTACGCCCGCATCGCCGCCGTGCACGCCGACCGCGAGGCGCTCGACCCCGAGTCCCGCTATCTCGTCGAGCGCTACTTCGCCGAGTTCACGATCGCCGGCGCGGGCCTCAGCGACGACGACAAAGAGACGCTGCGCGAGTACAACAAGCAGCTCTCCACCCTCACCACGAAGTTCGAGAAAAATCTGCTCGCCGACACGAACGACCTCGCGGTCGTGCTCGACGACGTGGCCGAGCTCGACGGCCTCGACGCGGGGGCGATCTCCGCCGCCGCCGAAGCCGCCCGCGAGCGTGGCCTCGAGGGCAAATACGTCGTGACGCTCGTGCTGCCGACCGGACACCCGTATCTCTCGTCCCTCACCGACCGCTCCGTGCGCGAGCGCATCATGACCGCCTCCCGGGCGCGCGGCAGCCGGGACAACGAGTTCGACAACCGGCAGCTCGTGCTCGACATCACCCGCCTCCGGGCGGAGCGTGCGCAGCTGCTCGGCTTCGACAGCCACGCCGCCTACGTCACCGCCGACGAGACGGCGAAGACGCCCGAGGCGGTTCTCGGCATCCTCGGTGCCCTCGCCCCGATCGCCGCCCGCAACGCCCGCGACGAGCAGGCGGCGCTGCAGGAGCTCGCCGACGTCGAGATCGCGGCCTGGGACTGGGACTTCTACACCGAGAAGGTACGGCAGGCGACGTACGACGTCGATACCGCGTCGATGCGGCCGTACTTCGAGGCCGAGCGCGTGCTGCACGACGGCGTGTTCTTCGCCGCGGCCAGCCTGTACGGCGTGCGGTTCACCGAGCGCGACGATCTCGTCGCCTACCACCCCGACGCCCGCGTCTTCGAGGTGAGCGACGCCGACGGCACCCCGGTCGGCCTCTACATCTACGACCTGTACACGCGCGACTCGAAGCGCGGCGGAGCCTGGATGAACTCGCTCATCTCGCAGAACACGCTGCTCGACCAGCCCACCGTGGTCGTCAACAACCTGAACGTGCCGAAGCCCGCCGCGGGCTCCCCCACGCTGCTGACCTACGACGAGGTCACGACGCTGTTCCACGAGTTCGGGCACGCGCTGCACGGCCTGTTCGCCCGCGTCACCTACCCGAAGTTCTCCGGCACGAACGTCTTCCGCGACTTCGTCGAGTTCCCGAGCCAAGTGAACGAGATGTGGATCCTCTGGCCCGAGGTGCTCGCGAACTTCGCCGTGCACCACGAGACCGGGGCGCCGATGCCGCAGGACATCGTCGACAAACTACATGCCTCGTCGTCGTTCAACGAGGGCTTCGCGACGAGCACCTATCTGGCCGCGGCCCTGCTCGACCAGGCCTGGCACGCGATCTCCGCCGAGACCGAAGTGGTGGATGTCGCAGAGTTCGAAGCCTCGGCGCTGGCCGCGGTCGGGCTCGACAATACCGCGGTGCCCACCCGCTACTCGAGCACCTACTTCGCGCACACGTTCTCGGGCGGGTACGACGCCGGCTACTACTCCTACATCTGGAGCGAGGTACTCGACGCCGACACCGTCGAC
Encoded here:
- a CDS encoding ArsR/SmtB family transcription factor; translation: MTNPQRPTEGIRTLDMTSLKALAHPLRVKIVDTLSTYGSHTASGLAARLGESSGATSYHLRQLEKHGFVREDTARGSARERWWERSPEGITVNPIEYPPGAAERSASDLLTREWQVNRDALLHDFIAHGTDKLSRDWMAASTVNTVNLRLTSQQMLELVAELETVTERYAALYKKEGVPGTRPVQIQLNAFPVMDADEVPQTPDDVGGTV
- a CDS encoding M3 family metallopeptidase → MTNPFFSPSDLPFGLPPFAEITDDHYRPAFDRGFTEQLAEVERIIADPEAPTFENTLLPLERSGQVLHRVSAVFYNKSSSDSTDFTNDLEEEIAPLYAAHSDAIRLDAALYARIAAVHADREALDPESRYLVERYFAEFTIAGAGLSDDDKETLREYNKQLSTLTTKFEKNLLADTNDLAVVLDDVAELDGLDAGAISAAAEAARERGLEGKYVVTLVLPTGHPYLSSLTDRSVRERIMTASRARGSRDNEFDNRQLVLDITRLRAERAQLLGFDSHAAYVTADETAKTPEAVLGILGALAPIAARNARDEQAALQELADVEIAAWDWDFYTEKVRQATYDVDTASMRPYFEAERVLHDGVFFAAASLYGVRFTERDDLVAYHPDARVFEVSDADGTPVGLYIYDLYTRDSKRGGAWMNSLISQNTLLDQPTVVVNNLNVPKPAAGSPTLLTYDEVTTLFHEFGHALHGLFARVTYPKFSGTNVFRDFVEFPSQVNEMWILWPEVLANFAVHHETGAPMPQDIVDKLHASSSFNEGFATSTYLAAALLDQAWHAISAETEVVDVAEFEASALAAVGLDNTAVPTRYSSTYFAHTFSGGYDAGYYSYIWSEVLDADTVDWFTQNGGLTRENGARFRELLLGVGGSKDPLQAFREFRGRDADIGPLLKRRGLEE